In the genome of Rhizobium rhizogenes, one region contains:
- the xdhA gene encoding xanthine dehydrogenase small subunit, producing MKDAISFILNSETISLRDFGPTDTLLDYLRISKRLTGTKEGCAEGDCGACTVLVGRLLDGSLRYESVNACIRFLGSLHGTHIVTVEHLAARDGTLHPVQQAMVDFHGSQCGFCTPGFIMSLYGLWLTSEKPGRADIEKALQGNLCRCTGYEPIVKAAEKIAAARPSALFDPLQRDRTDIMARLWAIRENETITVVRGEDRTIIPATLSDLTEIYAAEPKATIVAGSTDVGLWVTKQMRALNPVIFINNLGDLQTIAVDENGITLGAGVTYSQAFKTIADHFPPLARLFNRLGGEQVRNMGTIGGNIANGSPIGDTPPALIALGATLTLRSSSGGRTVPLESYFIDYGKQDRLSGEFVEKLFIPFQKPESHYAVYKISKRRDEDISALCAAFNLTLDADGTIEDIRIAFGGMAGTPKRAAHLETALLGKAWSQDTIDAARDVLDEDLTPLTDWRATAEYRQLTAKNLLTRFFLETSGERQELSRFSLEEA from the coding sequence ATGAAAGACGCGATCAGCTTCATCCTCAACAGCGAAACCATCTCGCTCAGGGATTTCGGACCGACGGACACGCTTCTCGATTACCTCCGCATCAGCAAGCGGTTGACCGGGACAAAAGAAGGCTGTGCGGAAGGCGACTGCGGTGCCTGCACGGTGCTGGTCGGGCGGCTGCTGGATGGTTCGCTGCGTTATGAAAGCGTCAATGCCTGTATCCGTTTCCTGGGCTCGCTGCACGGCACCCACATCGTCACGGTGGAGCATCTGGCCGCCCGCGACGGCACGCTGCACCCCGTGCAGCAGGCCATGGTGGATTTCCACGGGTCGCAATGCGGTTTCTGTACGCCGGGCTTCATCATGTCGCTTTACGGCCTCTGGCTGACCAGCGAAAAACCCGGCCGCGCCGATATTGAGAAGGCTCTGCAAGGCAATCTCTGTCGATGCACGGGTTACGAGCCGATCGTGAAGGCCGCCGAAAAAATCGCCGCGGCCCGCCCGAGTGCGCTGTTCGATCCGCTGCAACGGGACCGCACCGACATCATGGCACGGCTCTGGGCGATCCGCGAAAACGAGACGATCACCGTCGTCAGAGGCGAGGATCGCACCATCATTCCGGCGACGCTTTCCGATTTGACCGAGATTTACGCCGCTGAACCGAAGGCCACCATCGTCGCCGGTTCCACCGATGTCGGCCTGTGGGTGACGAAGCAGATGCGGGCGCTGAACCCCGTCATCTTCATCAACAATCTCGGAGACCTGCAAACCATCGCCGTGGATGAAAATGGCATCACGCTGGGTGCCGGCGTCACCTACAGCCAGGCCTTCAAGACCATTGCAGACCATTTCCCACCGCTTGCCCGGCTGTTCAACCGCCTCGGTGGTGAGCAGGTGCGCAATATGGGAACCATCGGCGGCAACATCGCCAATGGCTCGCCCATCGGCGACACACCACCTGCGCTGATTGCGCTTGGCGCGACGCTCACCCTGCGCTCGTCTTCCGGCGGCCGCACCGTGCCGCTGGAGAGCTATTTCATCGATTACGGCAAACAGGACCGGCTGAGCGGCGAATTCGTCGAAAAGCTTTTCATTCCGTTCCAGAAGCCGGAAAGCCACTACGCCGTCTACAAGATTTCCAAACGGCGCGACGAGGATATTTCCGCCCTCTGTGCTGCCTTCAATCTGACGCTCGACGCTGACGGCACCATCGAGGACATCCGCATCGCCTTTGGCGGCATGGCCGGCACGCCGAAACGCGCCGCTCATCTGGAGACAGCTCTTCTCGGCAAGGCGTGGTCGCAGGATACCATCGACGCAGCGCGCGATGTGCTGGACGAGGATTTGACCCCGCTGACGGACTGGCGCGCCACTGCCGAATATCGCCAATTGACGGCCAAGAACCTGCTGACGCGGTTCTTCCTTGAGACTTCCGGGGAGAGGCAGGAACTTAGCCGTTTCTCGCTGGAGGAGGCGTGA